The following are encoded in a window of Salinigranum halophilum genomic DNA:
- a CDS encoding DICT sensory domain-containing protein — protein sequence MSLGAIIDRVERHERRVTLVSPPSRDVVSAVRRTFGPQGVSVDVEDGADRPSALVRDGNDVVSVVPLGDDASFAETTEALTNALSTLDRTTFVSYDLTGMFATTREIEDRAWRVGRGRLRAGFQRVSALAEQAAVYAQLATALDVHTYAVPGGSPPDMGEATVHLDPAAEIERSWFVVYDGDGRDADKCALVAEERGERQFAGFLTYSAALVDEVDTYIETTY from the coding sequence ATGTCACTCGGGGCCATCATCGACCGTGTCGAGCGGCACGAGCGACGGGTGACCCTCGTCTCGCCGCCCTCGCGCGACGTCGTGAGTGCCGTACGGCGGACCTTCGGCCCCCAGGGCGTCAGCGTCGACGTCGAAGACGGAGCCGACCGGCCGTCGGCGCTGGTCCGAGACGGGAACGACGTCGTCAGCGTCGTCCCGCTCGGCGACGACGCGTCGTTCGCGGAGACGACCGAGGCGCTGACGAACGCGCTGTCGACGCTCGACCGGACGACGTTCGTCTCCTACGACCTGACCGGGATGTTCGCGACGACTCGAGAGATCGAAGACCGAGCGTGGCGGGTTGGACGCGGCCGGCTTCGCGCTGGGTTCCAGCGCGTCAGTGCGCTCGCCGAACAGGCGGCGGTCTACGCGCAGTTGGCGACGGCGCTCGACGTCCACACGTACGCCGTCCCCGGGGGCTCGCCGCCGGACATGGGCGAGGCGACGGTCCACCTCGACCCGGCGGCTGAGATAGAGCGCTCGTGGTTCGTCGTCTACGACGGCGACGGTCGCGACGCGGACAAGTGCGCGCTCGTCGCCGAAGAGCGCGGAGAACGACAGTTCGCGGGCTTTCTGACCTACTCGGCGGCCCTGGTCGACGAGGTCGACACGTACATCGAGACGACCTACTGA